One genomic window of Anaplasma centrale str. Israel includes the following:
- a CDS encoding complex I NDUFA9 subunit family protein yields MEAQSDGGVMKKVVVFGGSGFIGRHVVSSLVLRGYTVSVFTRHPEKAARLKLIGNLGQVQIVPGDLSNALLIEKLLAECDVIVNLVGSMSPRRDVLRYLHVTVPGNIAKFAGQHGKMLVHFSTMSSDVASSSFYATSKLEGENTVRSVCKDAVIVKPNLVFGDEDHFFSKFAKLARVLPFLPVVCGNSMVQPVYVGEVAELTSAIVEGQETGKTLEVCGPKTYSMRELMQFILQTTARDKPVLELPTVLARVVAALCELRLVSFLLKPLTGDGEPILTTDQLALLKYSIVADSTAGSDVRVMAQSIEDIMPGCLEIYKKRGGDSCA; encoded by the coding sequence GTGGAGGCTCAAAGTGACGGTGGCGTGATGAAAAAAGTGGTTGTGTTCGGTGGTAGCGGGTTCATAGGCAGGCATGTGGTAAGCAGCCTTGTCCTACGAGGGTATACCGTAAGCGTATTTACTCGTCATCCGGAGAAAGCCGCACGGCTCAAGTTGATCGGCAACTTAGGGCAGGTGCAAATAGTACCTGGTGACCTGTCTAACGCGCTGTTGATCGAGAAGCTGCTTGCGGAATGTGACGTGATCGTAAACCTTGTTGGCAGCATGAGCCCACGTAGGGATGTGCTACGGTATCTACACGTTACTGTGCCCGGCAACATTGCGAAATTTGCGGGGCAACACGGCAAAATGCTTGTGCATTTTTCTACGATGAGTAGCGACGTTGCCTCGAGCTCTTTCTACGCTACCAGCAAGCTTGAAGGAGAAAATACCGTTAGAAGCGTCTGCAAGGATGCGGTTATAGTAAAACCCAACCTGGTGTTTGGGGATGAGGACCATTTTTTCAGTAAATTTGCAAAACTCGCCAGGGTGCTTCCATTTCTGCCTGTTGTATGCGGTAATAGCATGGTACAGCCTGTGTATGTGGGCGAAGTAGCCGAGCTCACCTCCGCGATAGTCGAGGGTCAAGAAACCGGAAAGACACTCGAAGTATGTGGGCCCAAAACCTACTCAATGCGGGAACTTATGCAATTCATTTTGCAAACGACCGCCAGAGACAAGCCCGTGCTGGAGCTACCCACAGTGCTTGCTAGGGTAGTTGCTGCGCTCTGCGAGTTGCGACTAGTATCCTTTTTGCTCAAGCCTCTAACTGGGGATGGTGAACCCATATTGACTACCGACCAGCTAGCGCTACTGAAATATAGCATTGTTGCTGACAGCACTGCTGGTAGTGACGTGCGGGTGATGGCCCAGTCCATCGAGGATATTATGCCAGGTTGCCTAGAAATATACAAAAAACGCGGGGGGGACTCTTGCGCTTAA
- a CDS encoding ATP-dependent DNA helicase RecG gives MIKTPRPAIGLHSDDKATTQRAGIGIFSSIYDMPNMDNKKGEILERLCGGHRLIDILLYAPYGYVDRTNKSLAEDSVGRVVTFTALVKQHMPPPPGRRAHRAPYKILLESEVGPVSLIFFNHSRGRLSNTLKVGHQCVVSGKLETHRGALQIVHPDYVTSKLDQLQEICTLEPLYSVVKGFQSKAVHKLIKAFVPLLPDWQEWIRPDVLSQNSWCSWKKSVEGMHDPDSVREVHLYKGRLAYDELLSYHAAMYFAKQSRAAKGVSVKSCGVYRKLVERNLGFELTDGQKSAIEAITSDQASEKQMTMLLQGDVGSGKTVVALFAILNAVESGGQVALMVPTEILAEQHYARISNALSGLNICTELLTGSTKNKQLLKDRLLAGDICILIGTHALFQESVRFRNLRLVVIDEQQRFGVLQRMRLAEKGESTDVLFISATPIPRTLEQILYGNIDRVTLFGRPQGRRPVHTSMIQIGRIDEVCHRLQNAISEGHKAYWICPRIVHSETSEMTSAEGRFLALRKIFGNLVGIAHGALPQVDKDEAIRAFHAGDIKILVATTVIEVGIDVPDATIIVIENPEKFGLSQLHQLRGRVGRSSKQSFCILLHGDIGRIAYRKLSVLRSSQDGFFIAEQDLLLRGGGDILGYKQSGAVEFRFADPFDVQTVLNARSDAWSMLKTAEGRATACRLMEIFGYSLPEVHY, from the coding sequence ATGATCAAGACGCCGAGGCCCGCGATTGGTCTACACTCAGATGATAAGGCTACCACGCAAAGGGCGGGAATCGGGATATTCTCGAGCATATACGATATGCCGAACATGGACAATAAGAAAGGCGAGATACTGGAAAGGCTATGCGGCGGGCACAGATTGATAGATATTTTGCTGTATGCCCCTTATGGATACGTAGACAGGACGAATAAGTCGTTAGCGGAGGACTCAGTAGGCCGTGTGGTGACTTTTACCGCCCTGGTCAAGCAGCATATGCCACCTCCACCCGGCAGGAGGGCTCATCGCGCGCCCTATAAGATTTTGCTGGAATCCGAAGTTGGTCCTGTATCGCTAATCTTTTTCAACCATTCAAGGGGGCGCTTGAGCAATACGCTAAAGGTTGGGCACCAATGCGTGGTGAGCGGCAAGCTTGAAACGCACCGTGGTGCGCTGCAGATTGTGCATCCAGACTACGTAACCTCCAAGCTTGATCAACTGCAAGAAATCTGCACTCTGGAGCCATTATATTCTGTGGTCAAGGGTTTTCAATCCAAAGCAGTGCACAAACTCATAAAGGCTTTTGTGCCGTTGTTGCCTGACTGGCAAGAATGGATCAGACCAGATGTACTATCGCAGAATTCATGGTGCAGCTGGAAAAAAAGCGTGGAGGGTATGCACGACCCGGACAGCGTGCGCGAGGTACATCTTTACAAAGGTAGATTGGCCTACGACGAGTTGCTAAGCTACCACGCAGCCATGTACTTTGCGAAGCAAAGCCGTGCAGCCAAGGGTGTTTCGGTCAAAAGCTGTGGGGTATACCGCAAATTGGTAGAAAGAAATTTGGGATTTGAACTCACTGATGGGCAAAAATCTGCAATTGAGGCCATAACGAGCGACCAAGCATCCGAAAAGCAGATGACCATGCTACTTCAGGGTGATGTAGGCAGCGGCAAAACGGTAGTTGCGTTGTTTGCCATACTCAACGCAGTAGAAAGTGGTGGCCAGGTTGCACTGATGGTGCCCACAGAGATACTGGCTGAGCAGCACTATGCACGGATCAGTAATGCACTATCGGGCTTGAATATTTGCACTGAGTTGTTAACTGGTAGCACAAAAAACAAACAGCTGCTCAAAGATAGGCTGCTTGCCGGGGATATATGCATACTAATTGGGACGCATGCCCTGTTTCAGGAGTCAGTACGGTTTCGCAATTTGCGACTTGTAGTCATAGATGAGCAGCAAAGGTTTGGTGTTTTGCAGAGAATGCGCTTGGCAGAAAAGGGGGAGTCTACGGATGTGCTGTTCATCAGCGCCACGCCGATTCCCCGCACTTTGGAGCAAATTCTGTACGGCAACATCGATAGGGTAACGCTTTTCGGGCGGCCGCAAGGTAGGCGCCCAGTGCATACCAGCATGATACAAATTGGCAGAATAGATGAGGTGTGCCATCGTCTGCAAAATGCCATATCGGAAGGGCACAAAGCGTATTGGATATGCCCCCGTATCGTGCATTCCGAAACCTCTGAAATGACCTCAGCAGAGGGTAGATTTCTAGCTTTGAGGAAAATATTTGGCAATCTTGTTGGCATAGCGCACGGTGCATTGCCGCAAGTTGACAAGGATGAAGCAATTAGGGCATTTCATGCCGGGGACATAAAAATACTCGTGGCAACCACGGTCATCGAGGTAGGTATTGATGTGCCGGATGCTACGATAATTGTCATTGAAAACCCAGAAAAGTTTGGCTTATCGCAACTACACCAGCTTAGAGGAAGAGTAGGCCGCAGCAGCAAACAGTCTTTCTGCATACTACTGCATGGGGACATTGGCAGAATTGCGTACCGTAAGCTAAGCGTGCTACGCAGCTCCCAAGATGGTTTTTTCATCGCGGAACAAGACCTACTATTGCGTGGTGGTGGTGATATTCTTGGGTACAAACAGTCTGGCGCTGTGGAATTCAGATTTGCGGACCCCTTTGACGTCCAGACTGTATTGAATGCGCGTTCTGACGCCTGGAGCATGCTCAAAACCGCTGAGGGCAGGGCTACGGCCTGCAGGCTAATGGAGATATTTGGATACTCCTTGCCAGAAGTACATTACTAA
- a CDS encoding phosphopantothenoylcysteine decarboxylase → MNILLIISGSVAAYKSLDVARELKRRNHNLLCVLSKCGEKFVTPLSVTSLVGHHTYTESDFFSLQASMKHISLSRNSDLILVAPASANIMAKAAHGICDDLPSTILICARVPIVMAPAMNTAMWEAKPTLRNLEILKRDNVQIIEPETGILACGEEGYGKMASVETIISYVENMQNSAGKPPMED, encoded by the coding sequence ATGAACATACTGCTCATAATATCCGGCAGCGTTGCTGCGTACAAGTCGCTAGACGTTGCAAGGGAGCTGAAAAGGCGGAACCATAACTTGTTGTGTGTTCTGAGTAAGTGCGGAGAAAAATTCGTCACTCCTTTATCCGTCACATCGTTAGTCGGGCACCATACCTACACGGAGAGCGATTTCTTCTCTCTGCAGGCGAGTATGAAGCATATTTCGCTATCACGCAACTCCGATCTCATACTTGTCGCGCCGGCAAGTGCCAACATAATGGCAAAGGCCGCGCATGGCATCTGCGATGACCTGCCATCAACAATTCTAATATGCGCGAGGGTGCCAATCGTCATGGCGCCTGCAATGAACACCGCAATGTGGGAAGCGAAACCAACATTGCGTAATCTGGAAATCCTAAAGCGCGATAATGTGCAGATCATAGAGCCGGAGACCGGCATATTGGCGTGCGGGGAAGAGGGCTACGGGAAAATGGCAAGCGTGGAAACCATAATCTCATACGTGGAGAACATGCAAAATAGCGCCGGCAAGCCACCCATGGAGGATTGA
- the mnmE gene encoding tRNA uridine-5-carboxymethylaminomethyl(34) synthesis GTPase MnmE, translated as MSRADTIFALSTPMGKSGVAVIRISGHNALKSMQLLGVKEPVRPRVATCKTLYDKKRQPIDQAVVLYFPGPGSFTGEDVVELQVHGSLAVIRLLFEELQTVFRIAEPGEFSLRAFLNGKIDLTRAEGIADLVNSETEAQLRQAFAQSSGFLERLYEEWRSSLVDILSDLEAYIDFPDDVSPQILRSVHDRVKELHNSLERHLDDGHRGERLRHGMRVAILGKPNVGKSTLFNHLARRDMAIVSEYPGTTRDVLEAHVDIGGYPFIIVDTAGIRESTDFVEREGIMRAKSEAATADIRIMLFPHSEADNLGAHEAIEGGDDGKTIYVLSKADNAKEGETRIIEGKQFYLVSVHTNLGVDSLLSALKERAIDGFPKSGDVLITSQRHRGHLQSAAKVISDITDEMPAEIVAEYLRLATKEIGKVTGAVYGDDILDNIFKRFCIGK; from the coding sequence GTGTCACGCGCAGACACGATCTTCGCCTTATCAACGCCCATGGGTAAATCTGGGGTTGCGGTAATCAGAATATCCGGGCATAACGCCTTGAAGTCTATGCAACTGTTAGGTGTAAAAGAGCCTGTGCGTCCCAGAGTTGCTACTTGCAAAACCCTGTATGACAAAAAGCGGCAGCCGATAGACCAAGCTGTAGTACTGTATTTCCCTGGGCCCGGAAGCTTTACTGGTGAAGATGTTGTGGAGCTGCAAGTGCACGGCAGCCTGGCAGTTATAAGGTTGCTCTTCGAAGAGTTGCAAACGGTGTTTCGCATTGCAGAGCCGGGGGAATTCTCACTCAGGGCGTTTTTGAATGGTAAAATCGATCTCACCAGAGCTGAAGGAATTGCTGATCTTGTAAACTCTGAGACAGAAGCGCAACTGCGCCAGGCATTTGCCCAATCCTCAGGTTTCTTGGAGCGGTTGTATGAAGAGTGGCGTAGCAGCCTTGTTGATATACTGTCTGACCTAGAGGCTTACATCGATTTTCCCGATGATGTCTCACCACAGATACTGCGCAGTGTGCATGACAGAGTAAAAGAGCTGCATAACTCCCTTGAGCGGCATCTTGATGACGGCCACCGTGGGGAGAGATTGCGGCATGGCATGAGGGTTGCAATTCTCGGTAAGCCGAACGTTGGCAAGTCTACGCTGTTTAATCACCTTGCACGCAGAGACATGGCGATTGTTTCGGAATATCCCGGCACCACACGCGATGTGCTTGAAGCGCACGTGGACATCGGTGGCTATCCGTTTATAATTGTGGATACCGCAGGTATACGTGAAAGCACAGATTTTGTAGAGCGTGAAGGCATCATGCGTGCAAAATCAGAGGCGGCAACTGCTGACATCAGGATAATGTTATTTCCCCACAGCGAAGCAGACAACCTGGGTGCGCATGAGGCAATTGAAGGGGGGGATGATGGTAAAACCATTTATGTGCTGAGCAAGGCTGATAACGCAAAGGAGGGAGAAACCAGAATTATAGAGGGAAAGCAGTTTTACCTGGTATCTGTGCACACCAACCTTGGGGTAGATAGCCTATTATCAGCGCTCAAGGAGAGGGCAATAGACGGGTTCCCAAAGTCCGGGGACGTATTAATAACATCACAAAGGCACAGAGGCCACCTACAAAGCGCTGCTAAAGTGATTTCCGATATTACAGACGAGATGCCCGCTGAGATTGTTGCTGAGTATCTCAGGCTGGCTACCAAGGAGATAGGTAAGGTTACTGGTGCGGTTTATGGGGATGATATTTTGGATAACATCTTCAAGAGATTCTGCATTGGAAAGTAG
- a CDS encoding zinc-ribbon domain-containing protein, with protein sequence MLRVTGADAMKIECKNCHATYSVARDKMPAKGKKVKCTNCGHVWFFSAEEGTAKSSSTPAVKLGGATRRSRGREPFTWKDCVLIIMMFPLIFFFSSTFQKKIPYRFRKAYRFAEIYDTSHVRLRESQVKILSVDGEEMAVKISWAIENTAGDERFIPGVHLVFYDKSSKEVFSRKVEVNKYGLIPGNTRLQFEKTVSGVPSNVETLKVKVGNAFEVLFY encoded by the coding sequence TTGTTACGCGTTACCGGCGCCGATGCGATGAAGATAGAGTGCAAAAACTGCCACGCAACTTACAGCGTAGCTCGCGACAAGATGCCTGCCAAAGGAAAAAAAGTCAAGTGCACAAACTGCGGGCATGTGTGGTTTTTTTCTGCCGAGGAAGGCACAGCTAAATCTTCCAGCACACCCGCTGTAAAGCTCGGCGGCGCAACTAGACGTAGCAGAGGGCGTGAGCCTTTCACTTGGAAGGATTGCGTGCTCATTATCATGATGTTTCCGCTCATATTTTTCTTCTCTTCCACATTTCAGAAGAAAATTCCTTACAGGTTCAGAAAGGCATACCGCTTTGCCGAAATTTATGACACCTCTCACGTCAGGCTCAGGGAATCTCAAGTCAAAATCCTCAGTGTCGACGGAGAGGAGATGGCAGTGAAGATAAGTTGGGCGATAGAAAATACAGCGGGTGATGAGCGCTTCATTCCCGGCGTGCATCTTGTTTTTTACGACAAAAGTTCCAAGGAGGTATTCTCCCGCAAAGTTGAGGTAAACAAGTATGGGCTAATACCCGGCAATACAAGGCTGCAGTTCGAAAAAACTGTTAGTGGTGTGCCCAGCAATGTAGAAACTCTGAAGGTGAAAGTTGGAAATGCCTTTGAGGTTTTGTTCTACTGA
- the xseA gene encoding exodeoxyribonuclease VII large subunit produces the protein MPLRFCSTEMIPEFTVTEVTDLVQRVMHDTFYCIKIRGEISGLSRPSSGHVYLSLKDDNSVISAVCWNGTRLDVQFENGLEVICTGHLSTYQSRYQLVIEGMVLAGQGKLAAMLEERRKKLEKEGLFDQARKKPLPLLPLKIGVITSPTGAVIRDILNRVKHRFPSHIIVWPVQVQGSQASAMVVQAILGFNNLEEPPDVIIVARGGGSIEDLWPFNDEELARTTAASKIPIVSAIGHETDFTIIDYAADVRAPTPTAAVEIVLPERQQLVSDITHRFLKIRSAVRNALSAKEHRLLQLYGVLTEARHRISEVGRSALAQRARTGLLLRTALLKKQQHLDNLIGRIGRYNKKHILSVGYAIVYDGAGQHVSSANALAANETVVIEWEDGKRSAAILT, from the coding sequence ATGCCTTTGAGGTTTTGTTCTACTGAGATGATCCCAGAATTCACGGTAACAGAGGTTACTGATCTCGTGCAGCGCGTGATGCATGATACGTTCTACTGCATCAAAATTCGTGGAGAGATAAGCGGCTTATCGAGGCCGAGCTCTGGGCATGTATATCTGTCACTTAAAGACGATAATTCTGTCATCAGTGCTGTATGTTGGAACGGCACCAGGCTTGATGTACAGTTCGAAAATGGGTTGGAGGTCATATGCACGGGGCATCTTAGTACCTACCAATCGAGATACCAATTGGTGATTGAAGGCATGGTGCTTGCCGGCCAGGGGAAGTTGGCGGCCATGCTTGAAGAACGCCGCAAGAAACTGGAGAAAGAAGGGTTGTTTGACCAGGCACGTAAAAAGCCGCTGCCCCTTTTACCGCTTAAAATTGGAGTAATAACATCACCAACTGGGGCGGTAATTCGTGACATACTAAACCGCGTGAAGCACAGGTTCCCCTCACACATCATAGTATGGCCGGTACAGGTGCAGGGTTCACAAGCGAGTGCGATGGTTGTGCAAGCGATTTTGGGGTTTAACAACTTGGAAGAGCCACCTGATGTGATAATTGTGGCAAGAGGTGGGGGTAGCATAGAAGACTTGTGGCCGTTTAACGACGAGGAGCTGGCGCGAACAACCGCCGCATCGAAGATACCCATAGTCTCCGCTATTGGGCACGAAACAGATTTTACAATAATTGACTATGCTGCAGATGTACGGGCTCCGACTCCCACAGCAGCTGTCGAAATCGTACTGCCGGAAAGACAACAGCTTGTGAGCGACATTACACACAGGTTTTTAAAGATCAGGAGTGCCGTTAGAAATGCGCTGAGCGCCAAAGAGCATAGGTTGCTCCAGCTATATGGCGTACTCACCGAGGCTAGACACAGAATAAGCGAGGTTGGGAGAAGCGCACTCGCACAACGGGCAAGAACCGGGCTCCTGTTGAGGACAGCTTTGCTCAAAAAACAACAGCACCTGGACAATTTGATTGGCAGAATAGGCCGTTACAACAAAAAGCACATCCTATCGGTAGGTTACGCAATTGTATATGATGGCGCGGGTCAGCACGTGAGCTCCGCAAATGCTTTGGCTGCCAACGAAACTGTAGTCATAGAGTGGGAGGACGGGAAGCGGAGCGCAGCTATACTGACTTGA
- a CDS encoding phosphoglycerate kinase has translation MESIRTLPWVQNSSVRGCRVLLRVDFNVPVEHGQVRDRTRIERVAPTVDYLVKAGAKVIMVSHFGRPSCVDADFSLEPLVGTISEVLGVPVTFVGDCFGERVCTVVNALPWGSVVLLENLRFHAGEEKNDPAFAKQLASMADLYVNDAFSCSHRMHASIDAITKFLPAAAGLNLQDELHYLGNIVSEHPVAAVIGGAKTSSKIPMLRNLAQKVDFLVLGGGLSNSFLRASGHKIGSSVYEPCDDAVHAVLESARKSNCGVIVPRDHVVARNLDCSAQTKQNKDVGEEDCIFDIGTQTSAEVAEVLGKCKTVFWNGPMGVFERAAFATGTSDLIRNLVCLKKEKGVSTIVGGGDSIFAIKASGYSAEDFSYISTGGGALLQFLSVA, from the coding sequence ATGGAAAGCATCAGAACGTTGCCCTGGGTGCAAAATTCCAGTGTGCGGGGATGTAGGGTTCTGCTGAGGGTTGACTTTAACGTTCCGGTAGAACATGGCCAGGTGCGTGACAGAACAAGGATCGAAAGGGTTGCGCCTACGGTAGACTATCTAGTCAAAGCTGGGGCCAAGGTTATTATGGTGTCTCACTTTGGGCGCCCGAGCTGTGTGGACGCAGATTTCTCGCTTGAACCGCTAGTTGGCACCATAAGCGAGGTTTTGGGCGTACCCGTTACTTTTGTAGGCGACTGCTTTGGTGAAAGGGTGTGCACCGTTGTGAATGCATTGCCTTGGGGGTCTGTGGTCCTATTGGAGAACCTTAGGTTCCATGCGGGGGAGGAGAAGAACGATCCTGCTTTTGCAAAGCAGTTGGCTTCCATGGCAGATTTGTATGTTAATGATGCATTTTCCTGCTCACACAGAATGCACGCCTCAATTGACGCGATCACCAAATTTCTCCCTGCTGCTGCGGGCCTTAATTTGCAAGATGAACTGCACTACCTGGGTAACATAGTGAGCGAGCATCCAGTTGCCGCGGTCATTGGGGGCGCGAAGACGTCTTCTAAGATACCAATGTTGCGTAACTTGGCCCAGAAAGTTGATTTTTTAGTGCTCGGTGGGGGGCTATCAAACAGTTTTTTGCGTGCAAGTGGCCACAAGATCGGTAGTTCGGTCTACGAACCTTGTGACGATGCCGTACATGCGGTTTTGGAATCCGCACGCAAGAGCAATTGCGGCGTGATCGTCCCAAGAGATCACGTTGTTGCGCGCAATCTAGACTGCAGTGCACAAACGAAGCAAAACAAAGACGTAGGGGAGGAAGACTGCATTTTTGATATTGGCACGCAAACCTCTGCTGAGGTGGCGGAGGTTTTGGGTAAATGTAAAACCGTGTTCTGGAACGGCCCCATGGGGGTTTTTGAGCGCGCGGCTTTCGCCACAGGCACCTCAGACCTGATTCGGAACTTGGTGTGCCTCAAGAAAGAAAAGGGGGTGAGCACAATTGTGGGGGGAGGCGACAGCATATTTGCCATAAAAGCGTCTGGCTATTCTGCGGAAGACTTTTCATACATTTCCACCGGGGGTGGTGCCCTGTTGCAATTTTTGAGCGTTGCGTAA
- the dapF gene encoding diaminopimelate epimerase, which yields MNFIKMHSNANDFVIIDRRNTGDAAIDYAAIAHRKTGVGCDQVVTIDRSDGSTDCTITIHNPDGSQAAMCGNAAMCVGKLLMDELGTISTSITIGDRTVVAEKVPTGRIRVNLGSPKLAWQDIPIARECDTLQIPLSIPGYPQPVGVNMGNPHVVFFVASVKDCKLEELGPLVEHDSMFPQRTNVCVAEVVTRNQITLRVWERGTGETCSCGSGSCAALIAGVRLGATERKCVITMPGGSLLTEWQESGDTVVSSGVTESFRGVL from the coding sequence GTGAATTTTATTAAGATGCACAGCAACGCAAACGATTTTGTCATCATTGACCGCAGAAATACTGGGGATGCAGCCATAGACTATGCGGCTATCGCCCACAGAAAGACCGGCGTTGGTTGCGACCAGGTAGTGACTATAGACAGATCAGACGGCAGCACCGATTGCACAATTACCATCCACAACCCAGACGGCAGCCAGGCGGCAATGTGCGGCAACGCCGCAATGTGCGTGGGCAAGCTACTCATGGACGAGTTGGGCACTATTAGCACCTCCATCACAATTGGTGACCGCACAGTAGTTGCGGAAAAGGTCCCAACCGGCAGGATAAGGGTAAATTTGGGTAGCCCAAAACTGGCCTGGCAAGACATACCCATAGCCAGAGAGTGCGACACGCTGCAGATTCCGCTGTCAATCCCAGGATACCCACAGCCCGTAGGGGTAAACATGGGCAACCCGCACGTAGTGTTTTTCGTCGCGTCAGTCAAGGACTGCAAGTTAGAAGAGCTGGGGCCGTTGGTGGAACACGATTCCATGTTCCCACAGCGTACCAACGTATGCGTAGCGGAAGTAGTCACTAGAAACCAGATCACCCTGAGGGTGTGGGAAAGGGGTACTGGCGAGACGTGTTCCTGTGGTAGTGGATCCTGCGCTGCACTCATCGCGGGTGTAAGACTAGGAGCCACAGAAAGAAAGTGCGTGATCACCATGCCCGGGGGAAGCCTGTTAACAGAATGGCAAGAAAGTGGTGATACCGTGGTCAGTAGTGGAGTTACCGAGTCTTTCCGCGGCGTTCTGTAG